A window of Kribbella voronezhensis genomic DNA:
CCGACCGGGCGGGTGTCGCACTCGCTGCCGCGACCGGCGCCGAGGCCGGCGCGATAACGCATTGCACGGCCGCTTCGATCACGCTGGCCGTGGCCGCCGCGATGACCGGCACCGATCCGCGCCGGATCGCGTTGTTGCCCGACGCAACGGATATGCACAACCGGGTGGTTCTGCCGGCCGGGCACGTTGTGAGCTATGGGCAATCGATCCTGCAGGCAGTGCGACTCTCCGGTGCTTCGGTGATCCTCGCGGGATCGTCCGAAACCCGTTGTACGACAGCGGATCTGGACGACGCACTGTCGGTCGACGACGTGAGCTGCCTGTTGCTGGTGTCGTCCCGGCTGGTGCACGGCGAGCCGGTCGATCTGGTGGCGGCGGTCAAGGCCGCTCATCGACGCGGGGTTCCGGCAATCATCGACGGCGCGGCACAGTTCCCGCGAACGGCCGACCTGCTTGCCACCGGCGCCGATCTTGTCCTGGTGAGTGGTCAGAAGTATCTGGCGTCGCCGACGGCAGGACTGGTGGTCGGCAGCCGGCGACTGGTTCAAGCGGTCCGGGCTCAGGAGAACGGCATCGGTCGCGGGATGAAGGCGACGAAGGAGGCCATGGTCGGCGTCCTGACCGCCCTGGAGGAATGGCAGGCGATGGACCGCGCGAAATGGGAGGCCGACCAGGACGCGAAGGTGAGCACCTTCCTGGCCGCGGTCGACCAGCTTCCCGGGCTGTCCGCCGAGATCCTCCCCGATCCGACGGGTCTGCCGCTCTCCAGGGTCCTTCTGAAGGTTGCCGCTGGCATCGATTCCGCAAAGCTGGCCGCCGAGCTCCAGACCGGCTCACCGGCCGTCTTCGTTCTGCCCCAGCCCGATGCCTTGGTTCTCGAACTGGTGCCCTTGGACCCCCACGAAGTACAGACCGTCGTGAACCGGCTCGTTCAGGCGCTGCAGGCCTTGCAGAACTGACATGCAAAGAGGGCCCCCGGCTTGTTGCCGAGGGCCCTCTTCAGTGCAGGTGATGGATCAGCGGGGCTCGAAGGTCCTGCCGTTGCCGGTGCGCTCCGAACGGCCGCCGCGGTAGCCGCCGCCGCTGTTGCCACGGCCCTCGTAGCCACGGCCCGGACGGCTTCCGCCGCCACCGAACCGCTTGCCACCCTTGTTGAAGCCACCGCTGCCACGCTGCGGCTTCGGGGCCGGCAGCTTGACCGGGTAACCGGACGGCTTGGTGCCACCGGTCAGCTCGGCGACGTTCTCGTCGCCCGGGCGAACCCGGACCGGCTCGGTGACGACACCGGCCGACTCGGCCAGGCGCATCATGCCGCGCCGCTGGTGCGGCAGGACGAGCGTGACGACGGCACCCTTGCCGCCGGCGCGCGCCGTACGGCCCGCGCGGTGCAGGTAGTCCTTGTGGTCCGCCGCCGGGTCAGCCTGTACTACGAGGCCGACGTCGTCGACGTGGATGCCGCGAGCCGCAACGTCCGTGGCGACCAGGACCGGGACGGAACCGTCCTTGAACTGGTCCAGCGTGCGGTTGCGGGCGCCCTGGGTCAGGCCGCCGTGCAGCGCCGCCGCCATCACACCGCGGTCGCGCAACTGGGTGGCGACGCGGTCGGCGCCCAGCTTGGTGCGGACGAACACGATGGTCCGGCCGTCGCGGCTGGCCAGCTCGGCCGTCAGCGACTGCTTGTGAGCCGGCTCGATGACGAGCAGGTGGTGCTCCATCGTGCTGACCGACGCCTGACCGGACTCGGTCGAGTGCGTGACCGGGTCCTTCAGGTAGGTCTTCACGATCTTGTCGACGTCGTTGTCCAGCGTTGCCGAGAACAACAGCCGCTGACCGCTCGGCGGGGTCATGTCGAGCAGCGTGGTGACGGCCGGCATGAAGCCCATGTCGCACATGTGGTCGGCCTCGTCCAGTACCGCGATCTCGACGGCACCGAGGTCGGCAGCGCCCTGCTCACACAGGTCGATCAACCGGCCGGGCGTCGCGATCAGCAGGTCGACACCCCGACGGAGCGACTCGATCTGCTTCGGGTAGGGCAGGCCGCCCGCGATCAGCTTGATCGAGACGCCCATCACGTGCGCGAGCGGCTCGAGCGCGTCGTGCACCTGCATCGCCAGCTCGCGGGTCGGCACCAGCACCATGCCGCGCGGACGGCGCGACTCGGTGTGGCCACCGGCCAGCCGCATCAGCGCCGGCAGGCCGAACCCGAGGGTCTTGCCGGAACCGGTCTGACCACGACCGAGCACGTCCTTGCCGGCCAGCGCGTCCGGGATGGTCGCTTCCTGGATCGGGAACGGCGCGGTGATGCCGTCACGAGCCAGTCGCTGGACCAGGCGCGGCGCGAGTCCGAGGGCGGCGAAACCGTTGCCCTCGGCCACCTCACCGAGGTCGACCGGCATCTCGACCTGCTGCGGGCGAACGCGCTCGTAGTCACGGTCCGGGTCACGCTGGTAACCACGGTCGCTGCCGCGGTCGTTGCGCTGGTAGCTGCTCCGCTCGTTCCCGCTCCGCTCGTTGCTGCGCGGGTAGCTGGTGCGCTCGGAGAGATCGCTGCTGCGCGGGTAGCTCGTCCGCTCCGGGCGGTCGTTGCTCCGCGGGTAGCTCGTCCGCTCGGGACGGTCCGCACTGCGCGGGTAGCTGGTGCGCTCCGGGCGGTCGAAGCCGCGGCTGTCGCGGTCCGTCCGCTCGTTGCGGTAGGCACCCTTGTCGGTCTTCGCGAACGAAGGCTTGTCGTACGAGCTCTTCTGGTACGAGCTCTTCGGGTACGACGTGGTCTCGGCGCGGGCATTCCGGTTCTCGTACGCCGGACGCTCGCTGGTCCGGTTCTCGTACGCCGGACGCTCGCTGCGCGACTGCTCGGCGGCACGGTAGCCACGCACGGGGCGGTCGCTGCCCCGGCGGTCGTCGCGCCGGTCGTTGTCACGGCGATCGGGGCCGCGGCTGCCACGGTCGGAGTACTGGCTCGGTCCGCCCCGGCGCTCGACCTGGGCAGGCTTCTCCACCCGGGCGGAACTACGGTCCGTCCCGGGGGTGGTGGGTGCGTCCAACTCGGCGGCCATCCGCTCGCCGTACGACTGGGTCTGGAACTTCTTGTGCCGCGGCTTCTTCGCCCGGTCAGCGGCCTCGTTGCCGTCGGCGGGCACAAACTGGTCCTGGTGGTGCTGGGACACGCAATCTCTCTCTCAACGTCACGGCTCAATGCCGCATCGGAGCCGCACGCAAGTGCCGGCCACCAAAAATGGCCGGAGCTGACGTGCAAGGCAGGAGATAAGGCATCGACCTGCGGGTGCTATCGCGTTGCACCCATGTCGCCGGGGAATCATCAGCGGGTTGCTGAAACCGACGGGTCGGAGCGCCTGGGAAATGCTCTGGTGACGCGACTCGCGCACCGACGCGAAAAAGTATACCCGACCCCAGCCTCCCCCTTGACCACCCACCACAACCCCCACCTATCCAGCCGACCTCAGCCGGCGCACCGCAGTACGAACTCAACCGGCGCGGCGGCACCACCCGAGCCGGCGCACCGCAGTACCGGATCGTCCGCTACCGGTTCCGCTTCGCTCAAGTTCGGTTGAGCTCTTGTGTGCGGTTCTAGGGTGGCGACATGGCCGAGGACACCATTCTGAGCAAGGACCACTGGCTGTCGATCGGCGAGATCGCCGGCCGGTCCGGCGTCGCCGCGTCGGCCTTGCGCTTCTACGAGGAGCAGGGGCTGATCGCGTCCCGGCGTACCTCCGGCAACCAGCGGCAGTACCAGCGCAGTACGCTCCGGCGGATCGCCTTCATCCAGGCCGCGCAGCGCGTCGGTCTCGCGCTGGCCGAGATCAAGTCCGCCCTGGACTCACTCCCCGACGACCGTACGCCGACCCGCGCCGACTGGAGCAAGCTCTCCAAGTCCTGGCGCACCCGGCTCGACGAGCGGATCGCCGAACTCGAGCGCCTGCGCGACGACCTCGACGGCTGCATCGGCTGCGGCTGCCTCAGCCTGCAGCGCTGCAACCTGTACAACAAGGCCGACCGGCTGGCCGAACGCGGTCCGGGCGCCCGGATTCTGAACGTCGGCATACCCGGCGAGCTATGACCGGCATAGGCCCCGCATCGGCCGGCGAGGGTTAACCCCTGCCTTCTTCCCGACCTGGTGCGGAATTGTTCACCGCTTGGCAACATCCCGATCTGTAGCGATCAGTAATCCGCCGGTCGCTTTCCGCCACAGATCACGGAGTGAGGCCCTCCCATGTCGCATCGCCGTATCCTGACGTCCCTCGCCGGGCTCGCCGCCGCAGCCCTGGCAGTCCCCGGCATCGCCGCCGCCTCCCCGGCGCCGAGCATCCCGAGTTCAGCCCCGAGCCACGTGTCGACGTACACAGGTTCACCGCAGGACGAAGCCGCCACCAAGGCGTTCTACGACGCGGTCATGAAGTCCGCGCGCGCCAAGCAGGCCAAGGCCGGCAACAAGCTCGCCGCCGTCACCGTCACCTACGCGGTCGACGCCCCGAGCTTCGCGTCCCAGATCTCTTCCAGTACGTCGATCTGGAACTCCTCGGTCAGCAACGTCCGCCTCGTCGAAGGCAGCAACTACGACTTCTACTACACCGAGGGCAACGACTCCCGCGGTTCGTACGCCTCCACCGACGGCCACGGCAGCGGCTACATCTTCCTCGACTACGCCCAGGCCCAGCAGTACGACCCGGTCCGCATCACCGCCCACGAAACCGGCCACGTCCTCGGCCTCCCCGACCACTACTCCGGTCCCTGCAGCGAACTGATGTCCGGCGGCGGCCCCGGCCCGTCCTGCACCAACCCGTACCCCGACGCGACCGAGCGCTCCAAGGTCAACTCCCTCTGGGCCAACGGCTTCGCCGGCTTCACCACCAAGGCCGCCTTCCACACCTCGAGATAACCCCCGACCTTCGGCTCGGGATTGCCCGGCAGGGGACGATCCCGAGCCGAAGCACCTCGTACGCTCCCCCCGCCCCTGGGAACGTCCGAGGCCGCTGGGCGGATCGCCACGCCATCAGTGGGGGGATTTCCGACGCGACGAAGGTGGGTGCTGAGCGGCGAGCGGGCCCGCGGGTCGTAGTACTGATGGTGTGGGCGTCCGGGCGTCAGGCGTTGCGCGGGCCCGTAGTACCGCGGACGACCAGCTCCGGGCGGAAGAGGAACTCGGTGTGGGGAGTCGCGTGCCCGCGGACTTCCTCCAGGAGCGACTGGACGGCGGCCAGGCCCATCGCGTGAACGGGTTGGCGGACTGTTGTCATCGGGGGGTCGGTGAATTCCATCATCGGGGCGTCGTCGTAGCCGACGACCGAGATGTCGCCGGGGACGGAGAGGCCGCGTTGACGGGCTGCCCGGATGACGCCGAGCGCCATCATGTCCGAGCCGCAGACGACCGCGCTGACGCCGAGGTCGAGGAGGCGCTGGGCCGCGGCCGCGCCGCCTTCGACGCCGAACATGCTGAGTTCGACCATCGAGGAGACCTCGTCGTCCGACAGGCCGAGCTGGGCTTTCATCGCGGTGCGGTAGCCGGCCAGTTTGCGCTGGACGACGATGAAGCGTTCCGGTCCGGACGCGAACCCGATCCGGCGGTGGCCGAGTGAGACCAGGTGGGTGACGGCCAGTTCCATGGCGGCGTACTCGTCGGAGGAGATGAAGGGCGCCTCGACGCCGGGCAGCCAGCCGTTCACGAACACCACTGGCAGGCGGCGGTCCACCAAGGACTGGTACCGCGCGTGGTCGGCGCCGGTGTCGGCATGCAGACCCGAGACGAAGATGATCCCCGAGACGCCGCGCTCGAGCAGCAGCTCGACGTACTCCTCCTCGGTCGCGCCGGAGGGCGACTGGGTGCAGAGCACCGGCGTGAAGCCGCGCTGGGACAGGGCCGACTCGATCACCTGGGCGAAGGCCGGGAAGATCGGGTTGATCAGCTCCGGCATCACCAGGCCGATCAGGCCGGCCGAGCGGCGTCTGAGCCGGGTCGGACGCTCGAAGCCGAGCACGTCGAGCGCGGTCAGCACCGACTGTTTGGTTTCCTCCGCGACACCGGGCTTGCCGTTCAGTACCCGAGAGACCGTCGCCTCGCTGACCCCCGCCTTGGCCGCGATGTCCGCCAGCCGCGCTCTACTGCTCACGGCGGCACCTTACCCACCGGCCCCTGAAGTTGCAGCAAGATCATGCAAGAACTTGCAGACTCGGCGAGCCGTCAACCTGCACGAAGTTGTCCAGTCCGTGAACAGTACGGACATCTCACACGCCATACACCTTGTCAGGAGCTGGTCGCCGGGCGAGGATGGGCGGACCCCCGCCCGGGGGCCTTTACTCGGATCGTCCGGCACGTTCCTGCCGGTGAAGGAAGGAAGCGTCATGGCTACTGTCTCGTTCAAGTCCGCGACCCGGATCTACCCGGGTTCGGAGAAGCCCGCCGTCGACAAGCTCAACCTCGAGATCGAGGACGGCGAGTTCATGGTTCTGGTCGGCCCGTCGGGGTGTGGTAAGTCCACCTCGCTGCGGATGCTGGCCGGCCTCGAAGAGGTCAACGAGGGTTCGATCTACATCGGCGAGCGTGACGTCACGCACAAGCCGCCGAAAGACCGGGACATCGCCATGGTGTTCCAGAACTACGCGCTCTACCCGCACATGTCGGTCGCCGACAACATGGGCTTCGCGCTGAAGATGCAGGGTGTTTCCAAGGAGGACCGCGCCAAGCGGGTCCAGGAGGCCGCCAAGCTGCTCGGCCTCGAGGAGTACCTGGACCGCAAGCCGAAGGCACTGTCCGGTGGTCAGCGTCAGCGTGTCGCGATGGGCCGCGCGATCGTGCGTAACCCGCAGGTCTTCCTGATGGACGAGCCGCTGTCGAACCTCGACGCCAAGCTCCGCGTCCAGACCCGTACCCAGATCGCCGAGCTGCAGCAGCGCCTCGGCGTCACCACCGTCTACGTCACCCACGACCAGGTCGAGGCCATGACGATGGGCGACCGGGTCGCGGTGCTGAAGGACGGTCTGCTCCAGCAGGTCGACACCCCGCTGAACCTGTACGACAACCCGAAGAACCTGTTCGTGGCCGGCTTCATCGGCTCGCCCGCGATGAACCTGCTGACCGCGGACCTGGTCGAGGGTGGCGCCAAGCTCGGCGACTACACCGTCCCGGTCTCGCGCGACATCTTGGCCAAGGCCGGCAACGACAAGACCGTGTCGCTGGGTGTCCGTCCGGAGGCCTTCAAGGTCTCCGACAACGGCCTGCCGGTGAAGGTCGCCGTGATCGAGGAGCTCGGCGCTGACGCGTTCCTCTACGGCACCGCCGAGCACGACGGCAACCACCAGCAGATCGTCGCCAAGATCGGCGCCCGGATGGCCGTCGAGAAGGGCTCGATCATCCACCTGGAGGCGCAGCCGGACAAGCTGCACCTGTTCTCGACGTCGACCGAGGAGCGCCTCACGGCCTGATCGTCAGTACTACGTAGCGCCGGCCCCGGGTGGTTCGTCCACCCGGGGCCGGCGTTCGTCTGGACCCGAACCGCTCAGTTGATGTCGCGCCGGTGGAAGACGCCGGCCCCGAGCGCGATCAGCACCACGACGACGATGCCGAGGTACCAGGCGCCGTGCTCGAAGCTCAGCGTCTTCTCGATCGAGTCGCAGAGGTAACCGCCGTCGGCGGTCGATCTGCAGTTGTCAACGAGGTACGTCGTGTCGTGCTTGATCCAGGCGTCGAAGTTCAGCCGCACCAGCCACGGCTGCGCCTTGGTCAGGAAGCCGCCGAAGACGCCTTCGACCAGCACGAGATAGCCCATCGCGACTCCGACTGCCGCAGCGGTATGCCGCAGGAGCAGCGCCAAAATGCCACCGAGAGCACCGGCCACAGCTGCCATCAGGACCGCTCGCCCGGCGGTGCCGGTGAGATCACCCCAGACCTTGCCCGTCGTACCGGCGGTGGTGCCCAGTGCGCCGACGATCAGGTAGGTGCCGGCCAGCAGGATCGCGAGCAGCACCACCGCGACCGGAAGCATCCCGGTGGCGGCCGCCACCAACTTGCTCCCGTAGACCCGGAGCCGGCGCGGCTCGAAGGTGAGCCAGTTGCTGATCGACCCACTACTGAACTCGGCGCCGACGAAGCTCGCCCCGATCAGGAACGCCCCGAACGCCAGCAGGTACGACGATCCGAGCAGCAGGTCCGGCATCACCTCGGTGAACTTCGCCTTCGGCTTGCCGTACTGGTCGATCGTCGGCGGATTGACCTGGCAGAACTCCTCCAGCTTCGGCTTCGGATCGGGCTGCGACTGGTAGTCCTGCAGGCACTGCTTCTTGTACTCCTCGCCGTGCACCTGCCAGTCCTTCTGGGCCTGCTCGAAGTTGACCTGGGCGTTGCGCTGCTCCGCCGCGGACAGCGGTTTCGAGTTCTGCCAGGTGGCGATCAGCATCACCCCAGTGATCAGCAGCAGCGCGGCGACCCCGACCACGACCAGCCGGCGGGAGACCAGCCGGCGCAGTTCGACTCCGGTGAGCCGGATCATCGGGTGCCTCCCAGGCCTTCGTCGGCGGTGAGCTCGAGGAACACCGATTCCAGGTCGGCGCGGACCGGCATCAGCTCGGAGACGTACAACTCCTGCTGGGCCAGTCTTCTGGTGACGTCCGCGGAGTTCTCGGCGCCGTCCACCAGCAGATAGTTGCCATCGGCCCGGACTGTCAGGCCGGCCGCGGTCAGGATCCGGGTCGCCGACTCATGGTTGTCAACGGCAACCTTCACGGTGCCCGCCGTACTGCTGCCGATCACCTCGGCGACCGTGCCGGAAGCGAGCAACCGGCCGTGGCCGATGATCGAGACGGTGTCGGCGACCTGTTCGACCTCGGCGAGGATGTGGCTGCTGACCAGTACGGTCCGGCCCTGTTCGCCCAGCCCGCGCATGGTCTCGCGGATCTCCCGGATCCCGGCCGGGTCGAGGCCGTTCGTCGGCTCGTCGAAGATCAGCAGGTCCGGTTCCTTGAGCAGCGTCGCCGCGATCGCCAGCCGCTGCTTCATCCCGAGCGAATAGCTCTTGAACCGGTCCTTGCCGCGCTCCCCCAGCGAGGTCTCGTCCAGTACTTCGCCGACCCTCCGGCGCGGTACGCCGATCGCGTCGGCGAGTAGCTCAAGATTCTTGCGGCCGGTGAAGGCCGGGAAGAACTTGGGCGACTCGACGATCGCACCGACCCGGCCGACCACGTCCGGCAGGTGCCGGGGGACCTCCTGGTCGAACACCGCCATCGTGCCCGCGTCCGCCCGGATCAGCCCGAGCAGCATCCGGATCGAGGTCGTCTTCCCGGACCCGTTCGGCCCGAGAAAACCGTGCACTCCCCCGATCGGCACGTCGAGATCGAGCCCCTGAACGGCGACGACCTTCCGCCCCCGCCGAGTGCGGTACGTCTTCCGCAACCCCCTGGTACTGACCGCCAACTCCGGCATGCCGCCCCTCTCGTGATGCCCCCGGCCAAGTGGTCCTTGCCTCAGCAGACGCTCACCCTCCCACGATGGTTGGTTCAGGTTCCGTGAAATTACCCCCACCGGGTATCGGACAGGGCTTGCATTTGATACCCCTCGGGGGTAAGTTTTGGTGTGTCGAGATACCCCCATGGGGTAGCCAGAGAGAAAGAGTGCCGCCATGAGCACCGAACCGGACCAAGTCGAAACCACTGGACACGTGCACGGGTACACCTCGGAGAAGTCGAGCCATTTGAAGCGGCTGCGGCGGATCGAGGGACAGGTTCGCGGGCTGCAGCGGATGGTCGAGGAAGACAAGTACTGCATCGACATCCTCACCCAGGTCTCGGCGGCGACGAAGGCGCTCCAGTCGTTCTCGCTGGAGCTGCTCGACGAGCACCTCTCACACTGCGTGGTCGAGGCGGCCCAGAAGGGCGGCGCCGAGGCGGAGGAGAAGGTCCGCGAAGCCTCCGACGCCATCGCCCGTCTCGTCCGTAGCTGAACAACCCAGATTCCGAGCAAGGAGCATTGAGATGACCACCACGACGTACTCGGTGAACGGCATGACCTGCGGGCACTGCACCGCGGCGGTGACCGAGGAAATCAGCAAGCTGACCGGGGTCCAGGAGGTCAGCATCGACCTCAACGCCGGCGGCACCTCCGCCGTGCACGTCACGAGCGAGTCCGCCCTCGACGACGCCGCGGTCCGCGAGGCCGTCGACGAGGCCGGATACGAACTGGTCGCGTCATGACCCGGGCTGTCGCGCTCCGGCTCGGCGCGTACGCCGGTGCGCTGGCGCTGGCCTTCGCCGGCGCGTTCGCACTCGGTTCCGCGGTCGACCCGATCGCGGCAGCCGACCCGGCAGCGAAGACCGGCGAC
This region includes:
- a CDS encoding aminotransferase class V-fold PLP-dependent enzyme, producing MGARERYGLTEVVNAHGTFTPLGVSRSSAGVAAAVAEALPEFFVMNELADRAGVALAAATGAEAGAITHCTAASITLAVAAAMTGTDPRRIALLPDATDMHNRVVLPAGHVVSYGQSILQAVRLSGASVILAGSSETRCTTADLDDALSVDDVSCLLLVSSRLVHGEPVDLVAAVKAAHRRGVPAIIDGAAQFPRTADLLATGADLVLVSGQKYLASPTAGLVVGSRRLVQAVRAQENGIGRGMKATKEAMVGVLTALEEWQAMDRAKWEADQDAKVSTFLAAVDQLPGLSAEILPDPTGLPLSRVLLKVAAGIDSAKLAAELQTGSPAVFVLPQPDALVLELVPLDPHEVQTVVNRLVQALQALQN
- a CDS encoding DEAD/DEAH box helicase; the encoded protein is MSQHHQDQFVPADGNEAADRAKKPRHKKFQTQSYGERMAAELDAPTTPGTDRSSARVEKPAQVERRGGPSQYSDRGSRGPDRRDNDRRDDRRGSDRPVRGYRAAEQSRSERPAYENRTSERPAYENRNARAETTSYPKSSYQKSSYDKPSFAKTDKGAYRNERTDRDSRGFDRPERTSYPRSADRPERTSYPRSNDRPERTSYPRSSDLSERTSYPRSNERSGNERSSYQRNDRGSDRGYQRDPDRDYERVRPQQVEMPVDLGEVAEGNGFAALGLAPRLVQRLARDGITAPFPIQEATIPDALAGKDVLGRGQTGSGKTLGFGLPALMRLAGGHTESRRPRGMVLVPTRELAMQVHDALEPLAHVMGVSIKLIAGGLPYPKQIESLRRGVDLLIATPGRLIDLCEQGAADLGAVEIAVLDEADHMCDMGFMPAVTTLLDMTPPSGQRLLFSATLDNDVDKIVKTYLKDPVTHSTESGQASVSTMEHHLLVIEPAHKQSLTAELASRDGRTIVFVRTKLGADRVATQLRDRGVMAAALHGGLTQGARNRTLDQFKDGSVPVLVATDVAARGIHVDDVGLVVQADPAADHKDYLHRAGRTARAGGKGAVVTLVLPHQRRGMMRLAESAGVVTEPVRVRPGDENVAELTGGTKPSGYPVKLPAPKPQRGSGGFNKGGKRFGGGGSRPGRGYEGRGNSGGGYRGGRSERTGNGRTFEPR
- the soxR gene encoding redox-sensitive transcriptional activator SoxR, yielding MAEDTILSKDHWLSIGEIAGRSGVAASALRFYEEQGLIASRRTSGNQRQYQRSTLRRIAFIQAAQRVGLALAEIKSALDSLPDDRTPTRADWSKLSKSWRTRLDERIAELERLRDDLDGCIGCGCLSLQRCNLYNKADRLAERGPGARILNVGIPGEL
- the snpA gene encoding snapalysin, with product MSHRRILTSLAGLAAAALAVPGIAAASPAPSIPSSAPSHVSTYTGSPQDEAATKAFYDAVMKSARAKQAKAGNKLAAVTVTYAVDAPSFASQISSSTSIWNSSVSNVRLVEGSNYDFYYTEGNDSRGSYASTDGHGSGYIFLDYAQAQQYDPVRITAHETGHVLGLPDHYSGPCSELMSGGGPGPSCTNPYPDATERSKVNSLWANGFAGFTTKAAFHTSR
- a CDS encoding LacI family DNA-binding transcriptional regulator; its protein translation is MSSRARLADIAAKAGVSEATVSRVLNGKPGVAEETKQSVLTALDVLGFERPTRLRRRSAGLIGLVMPELINPIFPAFAQVIESALSQRGFTPVLCTQSPSGATEEEYVELLLERGVSGIIFVSGLHADTGADHARYQSLVDRRLPVVFVNGWLPGVEAPFISSDEYAAMELAVTHLVSLGHRRIGFASGPERFIVVQRKLAGYRTAMKAQLGLSDDEVSSMVELSMFGVEGGAAAAQRLLDLGVSAVVCGSDMMALGVIRAARQRGLSVPGDISVVGYDDAPMMEFTDPPMTTVRQPVHAMGLAAVQSLLEEVRGHATPHTEFLFRPELVVRGTTGPRNA
- a CDS encoding ABC transporter ATP-binding protein, with the protein product MATVSFKSATRIYPGSEKPAVDKLNLEIEDGEFMVLVGPSGCGKSTSLRMLAGLEEVNEGSIYIGERDVTHKPPKDRDIAMVFQNYALYPHMSVADNMGFALKMQGVSKEDRAKRVQEAAKLLGLEEYLDRKPKALSGGQRQRVAMGRAIVRNPQVFLMDEPLSNLDAKLRVQTRTQIAELQQRLGVTTVYVTHDQVEAMTMGDRVAVLKDGLLQQVDTPLNLYDNPKNLFVAGFIGSPAMNLLTADLVEGGAKLGDYTVPVSRDILAKAGNDKTVSLGVRPEAFKVSDNGLPVKVAVIEELGADAFLYGTAEHDGNHQQIVAKIGARMAVEKGSIIHLEAQPDKLHLFSTSTEERLTA
- a CDS encoding ABC transporter permease subunit, encoding MIRLTGVELRRLVSRRLVVVGVAALLLITGVMLIATWQNSKPLSAAEQRNAQVNFEQAQKDWQVHGEEYKKQCLQDYQSQPDPKPKLEEFCQVNPPTIDQYGKPKAKFTEVMPDLLLGSSYLLAFGAFLIGASFVGAEFSSGSISNWLTFEPRRLRVYGSKLVAAATGMLPVAVVLLAILLAGTYLIVGALGTTAGTTGKVWGDLTGTAGRAVLMAAVAGALGGILALLLRHTAAAVGVAMGYLVLVEGVFGGFLTKAQPWLVRLNFDAWIKHDTTYLVDNCRSTADGGYLCDSIEKTLSFEHGAWYLGIVVVVLIALGAGVFHRRDIN
- a CDS encoding ATP-binding cassette domain-containing protein, translated to MPELAVSTRGLRKTYRTRRGRKVVAVQGLDLDVPIGGVHGFLGPNGSGKTTSIRMLLGLIRADAGTMAVFDQEVPRHLPDVVGRVGAIVESPKFFPAFTGRKNLELLADAIGVPRRRVGEVLDETSLGERGKDRFKSYSLGMKQRLAIAATLLKEPDLLIFDEPTNGLDPAGIREIRETMRGLGEQGRTVLVSSHILAEVEQVADTVSIIGHGRLLASGTVAEVIGSSTAGTVKVAVDNHESATRILTAAGLTVRADGNYLLVDGAENSADVTRRLAQQELYVSELMPVRADLESVFLELTADEGLGGTR
- a CDS encoding metal-sensitive transcriptional regulator; this encodes MSTEPDQVETTGHVHGYTSEKSSHLKRLRRIEGQVRGLQRMVEEDKYCIDILTQVSAATKALQSFSLELLDEHLSHCVVEAAQKGGAEAEEKVREASDAIARLVRS
- a CDS encoding heavy-metal-associated domain-containing protein; amino-acid sequence: MTTTTYSVNGMTCGHCTAAVTEEISKLTGVQEVSIDLNAGGTSAVHVTSESALDDAAVREAVDEAGYELVAS